A genomic region of Salinibacterium sp. NK8237 contains the following coding sequences:
- a CDS encoding ABC transporter permease has translation MTATAPTTAPTPTTTSPVMNWLNDGWITTRRNLIKIKRVPDILVFTTLQPIMFVLLFTYVYAGVIDIPGSTYKEFIMAGIFAQTVVFGSTYSGSAMAQDLKDGIIDRFRTLPMSPSAVLVGRTNGDLLINSLSMIVMMATGLVVGWRIKSSPLEAIAAIALLLLFAYALSWVMAFIGMSVRSPEVINNVSFLVLFPLTFISNAFVPAETLPGPLRTFAELNPVSALVQAARELFGNTPTGAVQSDVWTQQHPILTVLIGIVVMLAIFVPLSVRKFASISTR, from the coding sequence ATGACCGCCACCGCACCCACGACAGCACCGACCCCGACCACCACGTCGCCGGTCATGAACTGGCTGAATGACGGCTGGATCACCACCCGTCGCAACCTCATCAAGATCAAACGTGTGCCTGACATTCTGGTTTTCACGACGCTGCAGCCGATTATGTTCGTGCTGCTCTTCACCTATGTCTATGCCGGCGTGATCGATATTCCTGGTAGCACGTACAAAGAGTTCATCATGGCCGGCATCTTTGCTCAGACGGTGGTGTTCGGATCAACTTATTCGGGCTCGGCGATGGCTCAAGATCTCAAAGACGGCATTATCGATCGCTTCCGCACCTTGCCGATGAGTCCCTCCGCGGTCTTGGTCGGTCGCACCAACGGTGACCTTCTCATCAACTCGCTTTCGATGATCGTCATGATGGCCACGGGTTTGGTTGTCGGATGGCGCATCAAATCGAGCCCGCTCGAGGCGATTGCCGCGATCGCGCTGCTCTTGCTCTTTGCCTACGCCCTCTCTTGGGTTATGGCGTTCATTGGCATGAGCGTGCGCAGCCCCGAGGTCATCAACAACGTCTCATTCCTCGTGCTCTTTCCTCTGACATTCATCTCCAACGCCTTCGTGCCCGCCGAAACCCTTCCCGGACCACTGCGCACCTTCGCCGAGTTGAACCCTGTTTCAGCTCTTGTACAAGCGGCCCGTGAGCTATTTGGCAACACCCCGACTGGAGCGGTGCAGTCCGATGTCTGGACGCAACAGCACCCCATTCTTACGGTGTTGATCGGCATCGTGGTCATGCTTGCAATCTTCGTTCCGCTCTCGGTCCGCAAGTTCGCAAGCATCAGCACACGCTGA
- a CDS encoding GDSL-type esterase/lipase family protein, with product MKLFMLAWVYTSPHSWRGLPKPEAGPPVLADGPDVQKVLLCGAGIVVGYGVASPELALGGSLARSLSALTGHGVEVATVTSARLTTREAQSQLTKDDLTGAHAVVLSFGVFESLAFTPARTWGRDMANLVDFIVANSEPDTGIFILGCMPPKMSSFPPSYQRRTVTMTERYNTEIERLVESREYAHYVRFAPPIEDPEAIDGRQSYRAWADAISPNIAEFILSNSAGE from the coding sequence ATGAAACTCTTCATGCTCGCGTGGGTCTACACGTCTCCTCATTCGTGGCGCGGCCTGCCGAAACCAGAGGCTGGCCCTCCGGTACTCGCCGACGGTCCCGATGTTCAGAAGGTTCTGCTGTGCGGTGCCGGAATCGTCGTCGGATACGGGGTTGCCTCTCCCGAACTCGCGCTCGGGGGATCGCTCGCTCGCTCGCTCTCTGCTCTGACCGGCCATGGCGTTGAAGTCGCCACCGTCACGAGCGCTCGACTGACAACGCGTGAGGCACAATCGCAGCTCACGAAAGATGACCTCACCGGGGCACACGCCGTTGTGTTGTCCTTCGGCGTCTTCGAGTCGCTCGCCTTCACCCCTGCTCGCACCTGGGGTCGTGACATGGCCAACCTCGTCGATTTCATTGTGGCGAATTCCGAGCCGGACACGGGCATTTTCATTCTGGGCTGCATGCCACCCAAGATGTCGAGCTTTCCCCCTAGCTACCAACGTCGAACCGTCACGATGACAGAGCGCTACAACACCGAGATTGAACGGCTGGTGGAGAGTCGCGAATATGCTCACTATGTGCGCTTCGCGCCGCCCATCGAAGACCCGGAGGCAATCGATGGACGCCAGAGTTACCGCGCGTGGGCAGACGCGATCTCACCCAACATCGCAGAATTCATTCTGAGCAATTCCGCTGGAGAATAA
- a CDS encoding ATP-binding cassette domain-containing protein — MSYIEAVDLKKTYTPKGAAPVHALDGLNLEVPQGTVTALLGPNGAGKTTTVKVLTTLIRPDSGSAIINGVDVIASPERIRPMIGVSGQYAAVDENLTGFENLDMVGRLYHLGAKQSRERARELITLFDLTEAQNRPVKGFSGGMRRRIDLAGALVMRPPVLFLDEPTTGLDPRSRIGMWDVITTLVGEGTTVLLTTQYLEEADQLADSISVIDDGKVIAQGTSDELKASIGGQRVEVSLVSLDDATAAHEILTRFGSTEPAVSLDGRGLTVNAEDAPAALQLILTEFASRGIQLYDAGMRRPTLDDVFLKLTGHTASADETDTDTTDAAPAQKAQK, encoded by the coding sequence GTGAGTTATATCGAAGCAGTAGATCTCAAGAAGACGTACACACCCAAGGGTGCAGCCCCCGTGCATGCTCTTGATGGCCTCAACCTCGAGGTTCCCCAGGGCACGGTAACGGCTCTGCTCGGCCCGAATGGCGCCGGCAAGACGACCACCGTCAAGGTGCTGACCACTCTCATCCGCCCTGATTCAGGCTCGGCAATTATCAACGGTGTCGATGTCATCGCTTCCCCCGAGCGCATCCGCCCCATGATCGGGGTGTCTGGCCAATATGCCGCCGTCGACGAGAACCTCACTGGTTTCGAGAATCTCGACATGGTCGGTCGGCTCTATCACCTCGGTGCCAAGCAATCTCGCGAGCGGGCACGCGAACTCATCACCCTCTTCGACCTCACCGAAGCGCAAAACCGCCCCGTCAAAGGATTTTCCGGCGGAATGCGTCGCCGCATTGACCTCGCCGGTGCCCTTGTTATGCGCCCACCGGTGCTTTTTCTCGACGAGCCAACCACCGGTCTCGACCCGCGCAGCCGCATTGGCATGTGGGATGTCATTACAACGCTCGTAGGGGAGGGCACCACGGTGCTTCTCACCACCCAATACCTCGAAGAAGCCGACCAGCTTGCCGACAGCATTTCGGTCATCGACGACGGCAAAGTCATTGCCCAGGGAACCTCCGATGAGCTCAAAGCGTCCATCGGCGGTCAGCGAGTTGAAGTGAGCCTCGTGTCGCTGGATGACGCGACCGCCGCCCACGAAATCCTCACTCGTTTCGGCAGCACCGAACCTGCCGTGAGTCTCGACGGCCGCGGCCTGACCGTAAACGCGGAAGATGCTCCCGCCGCGCTGCAGCTGATTCTCACGGAGTTCGCGAGCCGCGGCATCCAACTCTACGACGCCGGAATGCGTCGCCCCACGCTCGACGATGTGTTCTTGAAGCTCACGGGCCACACGGCAAGTGCCGACGAAACTGACACTGATACGACGGATGCAGCACCAGCACAGAAGGCACAGAAATGA
- a CDS encoding error-prone DNA polymerase, translated as MAWSNPPIPWRQLERTLSGFGTVTPIGEAGDGRAMSLVSSKRAPYIAPNAPPNDVASEASMAATVVPYAELHAHSSFSFLDGASMPEKLAEEAARLGLSALALTDHDGLYGIVRMAEAAAELGLRTMFGAELSLGLSGPQNGIADPEGDHLLVLARKEEGYHRLALAITRAQLAGGEKGRPRYDLADLAELASGHWFVLTGCRKGAVRRALSGPEGSSAPTTESMRAAGAELDRLSELFGPDAVIVELFDHGYPLDSVLNDALVLLAAERGLRVVATSNAHYATPRQHHLHSAISAVRARRSLDEMDGWLPAAGTAHLRSGAEMAVLFARYPEAVATTVEIADEAAFELRQAKPALPDQDVPEGHTPASWLRELTWAGVKDRSIELSEANRARIQRELDVIEEKNFAGYFLIVHDIVAFARGRGILCQGRGSAASSVVCYLLKITAVDPLRYKLPFERFISAMREEEPDIDVDFDSERREEVIQYVFERYGRENAAQVANVIQYRPRFAVRDMAKALGHSPGQQDAWSKQMERWGSDVSGVDHDIPDSVLDLAQQVMKFPRHLGIHSGGMVLTQRPVGEVVPIEHARKDKRTVVQWDKDDCAWMGLVKFDLLGLGILSAMQYSFDLVDEALGERWDLATIPAEEQGVYDQLCRADAIGVFQVESRAQMGLLPRLQPREFYHLVVEIALVRPGPIQGGAVHPYVRRKMGAEPITYLHPNLVEPLERTLGVPIFQEQLMQIAVAVGGCSADDADLLRRAMGSKRGIERIDKLRTKLYAGMASNGIEGADADRIYESIQAFAGFGFAESHALSFGLLVYASAWVRLHYPAAFLAALLRAQPMGFYSPQSLVADARRHGVVVLGPDIQRSGVFAGLEALGDEVAATGTDRCLDAEQPPVGPFDRSASFDTDDHRRDGAFAVRLGFDEVKGVGATVAEKIVAARESGEFVSMNDLVRRVGLTTKQLEALAAAGTFDSLELTRREAMWNAGNAAQDREEYLPHSMVTVQPPLFSMSSPVDDLMADLWSTGISPASHPVAHLRSALSARGILSATDLMTAESGRRIEIGGVVTHRQRPATASGITFINIEDETGLINVICSVGVWGRYRRVARDSAALIVRGVLERSVDGVINVVADRFEPLSGLPRTQSRDFH; from the coding sequence ATGGCGTGGTCTAACCCTCCCATTCCGTGGCGGCAGTTGGAGCGCACGCTGTCGGGTTTTGGTACCGTCACGCCGATTGGTGAAGCCGGTGACGGTCGAGCCATGTCGCTCGTCTCCAGCAAGCGCGCCCCCTACATCGCTCCCAACGCGCCGCCGAATGACGTGGCGTCAGAAGCGAGCATGGCCGCCACGGTCGTGCCGTATGCAGAGCTGCACGCCCATTCAAGTTTCAGCTTTCTCGATGGCGCGAGCATGCCCGAAAAGCTCGCAGAAGAAGCAGCGCGGCTGGGATTGAGCGCTCTCGCTCTCACCGATCACGACGGGCTCTATGGCATTGTGCGCATGGCCGAAGCAGCCGCCGAATTAGGATTACGCACCATGTTTGGCGCCGAGCTCTCGCTCGGATTGAGCGGGCCCCAAAACGGCATAGCCGATCCCGAAGGCGATCACCTTCTCGTGCTTGCTCGAAAAGAGGAGGGCTACCACCGTCTTGCCTTGGCCATTACGCGAGCTCAATTAGCCGGTGGCGAAAAAGGTCGTCCTCGTTACGACCTCGCTGACCTCGCTGAACTGGCATCCGGGCACTGGTTTGTGCTCACGGGCTGCCGCAAGGGAGCGGTACGTCGCGCCCTCAGCGGCCCCGAGGGCAGTAGCGCTCCCACGACGGAATCCATGCGTGCAGCAGGGGCAGAGCTTGATCGGCTCAGTGAACTGTTCGGGCCGGATGCGGTGATTGTTGAACTCTTCGACCATGGTTACCCGCTCGACTCCGTTCTCAACGACGCTCTCGTGCTGCTCGCCGCCGAACGCGGACTGCGGGTGGTCGCGACGTCCAACGCTCACTATGCGACCCCGCGCCAGCATCACTTGCATTCAGCGATCTCAGCGGTGCGTGCTCGTCGCAGTCTCGACGAGATGGACGGGTGGCTTCCGGCTGCGGGCACAGCCCATTTGCGTTCAGGGGCTGAGATGGCTGTGCTTTTTGCGCGCTATCCCGAAGCAGTAGCGACGACAGTGGAGATCGCAGACGAGGCAGCATTCGAACTCCGGCAAGCGAAGCCGGCGCTTCCCGATCAGGACGTTCCCGAAGGGCACACGCCCGCGAGCTGGTTGCGCGAGCTGACGTGGGCCGGGGTAAAAGACCGCTCTATTGAATTGTCGGAAGCTAACCGGGCACGCATCCAGCGAGAACTTGATGTCATCGAAGAGAAAAACTTTGCCGGCTATTTTCTGATCGTGCACGACATCGTGGCCTTTGCGCGCGGGCGTGGCATCCTGTGCCAGGGGCGCGGGTCGGCCGCCAGCTCTGTGGTCTGTTACCTGCTCAAGATCACGGCGGTTGACCCTCTGCGTTACAAGCTCCCTTTCGAGCGCTTCATCTCAGCGATGCGAGAAGAGGAGCCAGACATCGATGTCGACTTCGACTCCGAGCGTCGTGAAGAAGTTATCCAATACGTATTCGAACGGTATGGGCGCGAGAATGCGGCGCAGGTCGCGAACGTGATTCAGTACCGTCCCCGGTTTGCCGTGCGCGATATGGCGAAAGCTCTCGGGCATAGCCCAGGGCAGCAAGATGCGTGGTCGAAACAGATGGAGCGCTGGGGTTCCGACGTTTCGGGAGTTGACCACGACATCCCCGATTCGGTCTTGGATCTTGCCCAACAGGTGATGAAATTTCCGCGGCACCTCGGCATCCACTCGGGTGGCATGGTTCTCACCCAACGGCCGGTTGGTGAGGTCGTGCCGATCGAGCACGCACGCAAAGATAAACGCACCGTGGTGCAGTGGGATAAAGATGACTGCGCCTGGATGGGGCTGGTCAAGTTCGACCTGCTGGGCCTCGGCATCCTGTCGGCTATGCAATACAGTTTCGATCTCGTTGACGAGGCCCTCGGCGAACGGTGGGATCTTGCGACTATCCCTGCCGAAGAGCAGGGCGTCTATGACCAACTGTGTCGAGCGGATGCCATCGGCGTATTCCAAGTCGAGAGCCGTGCTCAGATGGGGTTGCTGCCGCGCCTTCAGCCGCGCGAGTTTTATCACCTTGTGGTCGAGATCGCGCTCGTGCGTCCCGGCCCGATTCAGGGCGGTGCAGTGCACCCCTATGTTCGCCGCAAAATGGGTGCCGAACCGATCACTTACCTACACCCCAACCTTGTAGAGCCTCTCGAACGCACCCTCGGCGTTCCCATTTTTCAAGAGCAACTCATGCAAATTGCGGTCGCGGTTGGCGGCTGTTCGGCTGACGACGCCGATCTTCTACGGCGCGCAATGGGCTCGAAGCGTGGAATTGAACGCATCGACAAGTTGCGCACCAAGTTGTATGCGGGAATGGCCAGCAATGGCATCGAAGGCGCGGATGCTGACCGAATTTACGAAAGCATCCAAGCCTTTGCCGGGTTCGGCTTTGCTGAGAGCCACGCTCTGAGCTTCGGGCTGCTCGTGTATGCCAGTGCGTGGGTGCGGCTCCACTACCCCGCGGCGTTCTTGGCTGCGCTCCTGCGGGCGCAACCGATGGGTTTCTATTCGCCGCAATCATTGGTGGCGGATGCCCGCCGTCACGGTGTGGTCGTGCTTGGTCCCGACATCCAACGTTCGGGGGTCTTTGCCGGATTGGAAGCTCTGGGCGACGAAGTCGCGGCTACGGGCACTGATCGTTGTCTCGATGCTGAACAGCCTCCTGTGGGGCCGTTCGATCGTTCAGCATCCTTCGACACCGACGACCACCGCCGCGATGGAGCCTTTGCCGTGCGCCTGGGATTCGATGAAGTAAAAGGTGTCGGAGCGACAGTTGCCGAGAAAATTGTGGCTGCCCGCGAGTCCGGCGAGTTCGTGTCGATGAATGATCTGGTGCGGCGGGTAGGTCTCACGACGAAACAATTGGAGGCTCTGGCAGCAGCGGGAACTTTCGACTCTCTCGAACTCACTCGTCGCGAGGCGATGTGGAATGCGGGTAACGCGGCACAGGATCGCGAGGAGTATCTCCCCCACAGTATGGTCACCGTTCAGCCGCCACTCTTTTCAATGTCGAGCCCGGTGGATGACCTGATGGCCGACCTCTGGTCAACGGGAATTTCGCCGGCAAGCCACCCGGTCGCCCACCTAAGGTCAGCCCTGAGTGCGCGGGGAATCCTGAGCGCAACCGACCTGATGACCGCGGAATCCGGGCGTCGTATCGAAATTGGCGGTGTTGTGACGCATCGTCAACGTCCCGCGACGGCCAGCGGAATCACCTTCATCAACATTGAAGATGAGACAGGTCTTATCAACGTGATTTGCAGTGTTGGAGTCTGGGGGCGCTACCGCCGAGTCGCTCGAGACAGTGCAGCGCTCATCGTTCGTGGTGTCCTCGAACGCTCCGTTGACGGTGTAATTAATGTTGTCGCAGACCGCTTTGAACCGCTTTCGGGGCTTCCCCGCACCCAATCTCGAGATTTCCACTAA
- a CDS encoding GAF domain-containing protein: MAWPIVKLWLAVQPQQWRALTLPADAPRVEAIGPDPDRVLLLGPGKSSGYGVHTHELGLGGHLARELSALTQRGCSVDIVSDPSLTAADTGVVIRWANLKRFDALVLTLGGGDALRFRSLFAWRRDVTDLLNTIEECGGGAMHAFIVGVAPVDEFVSLPAPLLRIVNHNIANLNAISEQLCSARPGATFVPATASAGSTRVSLDSPTYAHWARTLAPSLARSLTAVTVPPAERPGSVVTLAAFESSTLASKNVSTSLTSIVQSARVLFDTAGAAITFHDQDSYWFTSTSGVGSMHRDEAGAFCSAAFTNRGLVVLEDTFNDQRFADHPWVLQGPRIRFYAGYPVTAPNGDIVGAVCVFDPGPRRFDPSHETLLRELAHRAETAIRTR; the protein is encoded by the coding sequence TTGGCGTGGCCAATCGTCAAACTGTGGCTTGCTGTGCAGCCACAACAGTGGCGTGCGCTCACCCTCCCTGCTGATGCCCCCCGCGTCGAAGCGATCGGGCCCGATCCAGACCGCGTGCTGCTTCTAGGCCCTGGCAAGTCGTCTGGCTATGGCGTGCACACTCATGAATTGGGGCTCGGCGGTCATCTAGCTCGAGAACTATCTGCCCTAACCCAGCGCGGATGCAGCGTAGACATCGTCTCGGATCCCTCGCTGACTGCTGCTGATACGGGCGTCGTAATTCGATGGGCGAATCTTAAAAGGTTTGACGCCCTCGTGCTCACGCTCGGCGGGGGAGATGCGCTGCGTTTCCGGTCACTTTTCGCTTGGCGACGTGATGTCACTGATCTCCTCAATACGATCGAAGAATGCGGCGGCGGCGCAATGCACGCCTTCATCGTCGGTGTGGCCCCGGTCGACGAATTCGTCTCTCTCCCTGCGCCATTGCTCAGAATCGTCAACCACAACATTGCGAATCTCAACGCGATTAGTGAGCAGTTGTGCTCCGCTCGCCCGGGAGCAACTTTTGTTCCAGCCACGGCATCCGCGGGAAGCACACGAGTGTCGCTCGATAGCCCCACCTATGCACATTGGGCACGCACGCTCGCGCCCTCCCTCGCTCGTTCTCTCACCGCCGTGACTGTTCCGCCCGCTGAACGGCCCGGGTCGGTCGTCACGCTGGCGGCGTTTGAGAGTTCTACGCTCGCCAGCAAGAACGTATCGACTTCTTTAACATCAATCGTGCAATCTGCCCGAGTGCTCTTCGACACCGCCGGTGCCGCAATCACTTTTCATGATCAGGATTCCTACTGGTTTACGTCGACATCGGGTGTGGGGTCGATGCACCGCGATGAAGCCGGGGCCTTCTGCAGTGCCGCTTTCACTAATCGCGGTCTCGTGGTTCTGGAAGATACCTTTAACGATCAACGATTTGCCGATCATCCGTGGGTTCTTCAAGGTCCGCGCATCAGGTTTTACGCTGGCTACCCGGTTACGGCCCCCAACGGCGACATCGTCGGCGCCGTGTGCGTGTTCGATCCGGGACCACGTCGCTTCGATCCCAGCCACGAAACGCTGCTCCGCGAGCTCGCTCATCGTGCAGAGACGGCGATACGCACTCGATAA
- a CDS encoding DarT ssDNA thymidine ADP-ribosyltransferase family protein: MSGTECIHGFENGLCDSCFPKAVPVKPVTRATTSSRNKRVPGTPRASSAKVPSLSDQRVYHVTHISNLESILREGQLVAAASIEDAILDISSPLTRELRSAASLSTGEPVDRYVPFSLVPESAAWRELRAGASEPRWSDAARTATPTDFVFLVSTVRALGEDAVLADGDAAASLTRFATDEKAITRMLGNLRADELTDDAEVLIHGSFAFDDVQLVGVASDKARERVKSLLDGASFKTKVAVYPPWFIQ, translated from the coding sequence ATGTCTGGCACCGAGTGCATCCACGGCTTCGAAAACGGTCTCTGCGATTCCTGCTTTCCGAAGGCTGTCCCTGTCAAGCCGGTAACGCGTGCCACGACCTCGTCTCGCAATAAGCGAGTTCCCGGCACTCCTCGTGCGTCCAGCGCAAAGGTGCCGTCGTTGTCGGATCAGCGTGTCTACCACGTCACCCACATCAGCAACTTAGAGAGCATCCTCCGCGAAGGTCAGCTTGTCGCTGCCGCGTCAATAGAGGATGCGATTCTCGACATCAGTTCGCCCCTGACCCGCGAGCTTCGCAGCGCAGCATCGCTCAGCACAGGCGAGCCTGTTGACCGCTACGTTCCGTTCAGCTTGGTGCCGGAGTCCGCAGCTTGGCGTGAACTGCGTGCCGGAGCATCAGAACCGCGCTGGTCAGATGCGGCCCGCACTGCAACACCCACAGATTTCGTTTTCCTCGTCAGCACCGTTCGCGCTCTCGGCGAGGATGCCGTTCTGGCCGATGGCGATGCCGCAGCAAGCCTGACGCGCTTTGCCACAGACGAAAAGGCAATCACTCGGATGCTCGGCAATCTGCGTGCCGATGAGCTCACCGACGACGCTGAAGTTCTCATTCACGGCTCCTTCGCTTTCGATGATGTGCAACTCGTCGGAGTGGCGAGCGACAAAGCTCGCGAGCGTGTGAAGTCCCTCCTCGACGGAGCCTCGTTCAAGACGAAGGTGGCCGTGTATCCACCGTGGTTCATTCAGTAA
- a CDS encoding LysR family transcriptional regulator substrate-binding protein, whose translation MSSPFTVAFVLGATPGKWARVWNERLPETTLDLVAAEQEVALDMLRAGTADVALLRLPVDRAENSDRPLAAIPLYTERAVVVVPKGHASEALDSVALAELEAENVIQGDWRDAVELVAANVGVAVLPQAVARALTRKDVVTRMLDDGPEWQVAVVWRDGSVDPLVEEFIGIVRGRTARSSRGTATANDAAEDTPPSRAAQKSGNGNKKSSGARSSGRTHNGKGAAKRPARAKSFRPQPRKG comes from the coding sequence ATGTCTTCACCATTCACCGTCGCTTTTGTGCTCGGAGCGACCCCAGGTAAGTGGGCTCGCGTCTGGAATGAACGCTTGCCCGAGACGACGCTCGATCTTGTCGCGGCCGAACAGGAAGTGGCCCTCGATATGTTGCGAGCGGGCACTGCTGATGTCGCCTTGCTGCGCCTTCCTGTCGATCGCGCTGAGAACAGTGATCGGCCACTCGCTGCGATTCCGCTCTATACAGAGCGCGCCGTCGTTGTTGTCCCCAAGGGGCATGCCAGCGAAGCGTTGGATTCGGTGGCTTTGGCTGAACTCGAGGCCGAGAACGTCATTCAGGGTGACTGGCGCGACGCAGTTGAACTTGTTGCAGCCAATGTTGGGGTTGCCGTTCTGCCTCAGGCGGTTGCTCGAGCGCTCACTCGCAAAGACGTCGTCACTCGCATGCTCGACGACGGGCCTGAGTGGCAAGTTGCGGTGGTCTGGCGCGATGGCTCTGTAGACCCTCTCGTAGAAGAGTTCATTGGCATCGTGCGAGGACGCACCGCCCGCAGCTCACGCGGAACCGCCACCGCCAACGATGCTGCTGAGGACACTCCCCCGAGCCGCGCAGCCCAAAAATCTGGAAACGGAAACAAAAAGAGTTCCGGTGCTCGTTCATCGGGACGCACGCACAACGGCAAGGGTGCGGCGAAACGCCCCGCGCGCGCGAAGAGCTTCCGTCCCCAACCGCGCAAGGGTTAG
- a CDS encoding DNA polymerase Y family protein, whose product MKAESSQGTWAGAGALPESLPRVLVLWAPDWPVVAARQHEKLPADAPLVLVEKGLVFAAAASARAEGVTRGLRLREAQSRFPGIIDRAYDPALDSRAFEPVLAGVEELIPGVQVLRPGMCAVRVRGAALYYGGEKAAALTVIDRVNEIAASDARVGIADALFTAVHAARSTIAADPRSRGGRVRMVPAGSSAEFLAPLPIAVLEEPPIVTLLVKLGISTLGEFAHLDRLDVRTRFGELGARLHALASGRDPQAFVARTPPLDLDVVIDFEPALDRVDQVAFGIRSRADDFVAGLVQAQLVATAIRIELDSESGEIAERVWLHPRSFSASDVVDRVRWQVQGSALIEAGLSSGISRVRIVPETVDEIGNHETGLWGSGLEPRIHHGLSRVQSMLGHGGVLVPTIEGGRTLQSRQRLTAWGDRSVTERSPQRPWPGVLPAPLPGTVFSTRHAVHVFAEDGTTVSVDERGHVAAPPAQFSTSDSRSRTLTAWAGPWPLAERWWEAESPGRSWRFQAVDDTGCAWLLVLDDGGWWAEARYD is encoded by the coding sequence ATGAAAGCCGAATCGTCGCAGGGAACATGGGCAGGCGCAGGAGCGCTTCCCGAGTCACTCCCCCGAGTTCTGGTTCTCTGGGCCCCAGATTGGCCCGTGGTTGCTGCGCGACAACACGAAAAGCTTCCAGCGGATGCCCCGCTTGTCCTCGTGGAGAAGGGGCTTGTCTTTGCGGCAGCAGCGTCCGCTCGTGCTGAGGGCGTCACTCGCGGGTTGCGGTTGCGGGAGGCGCAGTCGCGGTTTCCCGGAATCATCGACCGAGCTTACGATCCTGCCCTCGATAGCCGAGCGTTCGAACCGGTGCTCGCGGGGGTCGAAGAGTTGATTCCCGGGGTGCAAGTGTTGCGGCCGGGCATGTGTGCCGTTCGCGTGCGAGGTGCTGCCCTGTATTACGGCGGAGAAAAAGCGGCAGCGTTGACTGTTATTGATCGCGTGAACGAGATTGCGGCATCCGATGCTCGAGTAGGTATTGCTGATGCTCTCTTCACCGCGGTTCATGCTGCACGCAGCACTATTGCCGCAGACCCTCGTTCGCGAGGGGGAAGAGTGCGGATGGTGCCCGCCGGCAGCTCTGCCGAATTTCTGGCACCACTGCCGATTGCGGTGTTAGAGGAACCGCCTATCGTGACTCTGCTGGTGAAGCTCGGCATCTCCACTCTTGGCGAGTTTGCCCACCTCGACCGCCTCGATGTCCGCACTCGTTTTGGGGAACTCGGCGCTCGACTGCATGCTCTCGCCAGCGGCCGGGATCCGCAGGCTTTCGTCGCGCGCACTCCCCCGCTCGACCTTGACGTCGTGATCGACTTTGAGCCCGCCCTTGATCGAGTGGATCAGGTTGCTTTCGGTATCCGCAGCCGGGCCGACGATTTTGTGGCCGGTCTTGTGCAGGCACAACTGGTGGCGACCGCGATTCGAATCGAACTTGATTCAGAGTCGGGTGAGATTGCCGAACGGGTGTGGCTGCATCCCCGGTCTTTTAGCGCCAGTGATGTTGTCGATCGTGTGCGCTGGCAAGTGCAAGGCTCTGCTCTCATCGAGGCGGGGCTCAGCTCGGGCATCTCTCGGGTGCGCATTGTGCCCGAAACAGTTGACGAGATCGGCAATCACGAAACCGGGCTATGGGGGTCGGGGCTAGAGCCGCGCATCCATCACGGGCTTTCTCGAGTGCAAAGCATGCTTGGCCACGGTGGTGTTCTTGTGCCCACGATCGAGGGCGGGCGCACCCTGCAGTCTCGTCAACGACTCACCGCGTGGGGTGACCGCAGCGTCACCGAGCGATCGCCACAACGCCCCTGGCCCGGCGTTCTCCCTGCTCCACTGCCGGGAACAGTATTCTCCACCCGTCACGCCGTGCATGTGTTCGCCGAAGATGGCACCACAGTGTCGGTGGATGAGCGTGGCCACGTTGCTGCACCGCCCGCCCAGTTTTCGACAAGCGATTCACGTTCACGCACTCTTACTGCGTGGGCGGGGCCCTGGCCACTCGCCGAACGATGGTGGGAGGCAGAATCCCCCGGGCGTTCGTGGCGCTTTCAGGCTGTTGACGACACTGGATGCGCGTGGCTATTGGTGCTCGATGACGGCGGTTGGTGGGCTGAAGCGAGGTATGACTAA
- a CDS encoding DUF5997 family protein translates to MKPATAAKKLGIYLPAAPEEFRDSEISRGQFAELLATPPEWLTQLRAEGPHPRQVVAQKLGVSTSGLARAGAPDVMTSDEIKALLVEMPAWLVEERSVHAAVNNENARIKTERAAKAARK, encoded by the coding sequence ATGAAGCCCGCAACCGCCGCCAAAAAGCTGGGGATTTATCTCCCCGCCGCCCCGGAAGAGTTCCGCGATTCCGAGATCAGCCGCGGGCAGTTCGCAGAATTGCTTGCTACTCCGCCCGAGTGGCTGACGCAGTTGCGTGCAGAAGGACCACACCCTCGTCAGGTAGTCGCTCAAAAACTTGGCGTTTCAACATCGGGGCTTGCCCGCGCCGGCGCACCCGATGTGATGACTTCGGATGAGATAAAGGCACTTCTCGTCGAGATGCCCGCGTGGCTCGTCGAAGAACGTTCGGTTCACGCCGCGGTCAACAACGAGAACGCGCGGATCAAGACGGAGCGCGCGGCGAAGGCTGCACGCAAATAA